In the Balaenoptera musculus isolate JJ_BM4_2016_0621 chromosome 20, mBalMus1.pri.v3, whole genome shotgun sequence genome, GAGACGTAGGCGGGGTGGAAGACCCCGATGCCTGCTGCGAGCTCTCCAAGCCTGGATGCCAGCGCTCCCACCCAACCCACACCTGGTTGCACGCAGTGCTCAGCGACCACCAGCGCCCTGCGAACAAACTGGCAAAGCTGCAGCCGCTGCGATGGTCCTGAACGCTTATACCACTTTAAGGGaaactttacaaaattattttaattaccgTGCAGATCTCGTAACCCAGGCACAGTCATATGTTCTCTCCTAGAGCAAATACTCCTGAAATACCATTCCCTGTGTCTCCTGTCCTCACTCAACTTCAGGCCAAAGTTTATCCCTATGAATACACCCTTCAAAGCGTGGGAAACAGTTCACAGAGAGTCTCTGTCGTCCCCCTCTCTGTTTTTTGTAACTCATTAGAACTTCTAGCAAGTACGGGGCAAGAGAGAGGGTGCTAAGCTTGGCTGGCGCCGGGAGAAATATTTAGAAGGGTATTTTCAAGTCGATCTAAACCAATCATTGTCGAACTTGGTTGCTCCTTAAAACCACTCCGGGAGCTTTAAAAACTAATGTTGCCTGGATGTCAGCCCAGAGGTCTGATTTAATTGATCTAGGATGCGGCCTGggcatctggattttttttttttttttaactccctaGATTATTCCCAGGTTGAAAACTACTGAGATAAATGTCTCATTCCTCTTCTTACTCTGAAAAAGTTAGATTATCAGCCCGGGTCGGTGGCCCAGGGGACCTGACGCCCTGACGCCTGTCTCTTTGCAGCCCGCCAGAGCCGCACGGTCCCAGAAAATTGGCGCGCGCGACGACGCTAAACACGCAACGGCGGGCGGGCGGGCCCGCCTGGGGCCCCGCCCCCGCACGCCTATCGGCGCGCGGTGCGGGCCCTGACGTCACTCTTGTCAGGCCGCGGCACATGGGCGGCCGGATGCGCTGAGCCCGGCGCTGCGGGGCAGCGGAGCGCGGGGGAGCAGCGGCCGCCGgctcggggagggggtggggtcgGACGGCCCGCGGCCTCTGAGCTCGCGCGACGCGGCCGGGCGGTGCGGTGCCTTCCGCCCTCTGCAGCCGtctgcatattttttctttctttttcgcAATTTTGAACATTTAACAAGACGAGGGGTTCGAGGCAAGTGAGAGCATCCTGCACGTCGTGGAGGAGCCCGCGGGCACTTGGCGCACTCTCTGGGGACTGCACTGGGAATccgaaagttttttgtttttatatttttacgcAGATGTATTTATAAAGacataagtaatttttttttcttccctgtctccACCGCCTTGAAAGCGAGAACTTTTGGCAAAGGACGGAGGAAAAAGCTCAGCAACATTTTGGGAGGAggttggggttgtttttgtttttttaagaaaaaaaaaatttgagtgcATCGCGATGGAGAAAATGTCCCGACCGCTCCCACTGAATCCCACCTTTATCCCGCCTCCCTACGGCGTGCTCAGGTCCTTGCTGGAGAACCCGCTGAAGCTCCCCCTTCATCACGAAGACGGTGAGCGCTGCCCTCCTGGCTGCCCCGCTCTGGGAAGGAACAACGCTTCCGGGGCCCCCTCCTGGGCCGGGCACCCCCGCTGGAGCATCCATacccctccatccctgcccccgGCACCCCGGCCTTGCTTTGATGAAATCGAGGAGCTCACCTAtcgccccacccctcctcctcaaAGAGGGGAGGGGACCCCCTCGCTGAGCAACGTTTAAAATAGCGTTGGGGACCTGGCCGGGCCTTCCCGGGTCCCGCTCGGGCGGCGCAGGTGGGAGATAGAACTTGACAGGTCAGTGTTCCCTAGATTGAGGTTCACCCGCACACAGAGTGAAACCGCCTGCAGGCAGGCAGAGCAGAGCGGGCTGGGGAGAGAAACCACAGGGCCGGCTTCCACGCGGGTGGGGGCTCGAGTCGGGGGTCCCACTGCGGAGCCTGTGTATTGGGATCCTGCTTATCGCTGCTGTTAGTTGTTAAGTGTTTGGAACTCCCGAGGTGAGAGCGGAGACGCCTGTTCTCCCGGGCTGGGTGCTtcagaaaggggggtgggggggtgctgcGGTTGGCTGGGGGAGTGGTCTCTGGGCGGGATGCCGCGCACGCCCCCAGCGCTGCCACCTTCCCAGTGCACTtttcctggtgggaggggagagcgGAGCAGGCTCACGTGTAACCGCGCAGGAGCCTTCTCTGGCTTGAGCCTTTTCTTGGTAAGTCCCAAACCTTCCCCAGGCAACCTTGGTTGGAGCGGGCCAGGAGGGGTCGTGCGAGGAGGCGCCGAATCCAGCTGGTGCCGCCAGGGATTTGTCGTTTGGGTTTCATGCCTTCGATATCACAGTAGCAGACATGAACCGTGCGGTGAACCGTGCGGCTCAGAGTGTAAAGTCTTGAAAGATCATTTGGCTACAAGTAGCCCGGGATTACTCGCATCTTCTTTCCTAGGGCAACCTGTTGCATTACAAGAGTTGAGGGGTTTGGTTCACCGTCTGCAGAACATAGCTTCCCTCTTAACTCCCCTTTAAGGAGGAGCACTTGGGAGGAAGGTGCTGCCTGCAGCCTTTTGCATCTGTGGGTGTTTTAAAGTCAGATTCTTGGGAGATGAGACCATAGAGGATTAGAATGAATGGCGGTGGAGACTGTGTTTCTGTGAGGAAGAAGCTCAGAAGCCAAATTGCTTAATCCCAGATGCCACCTGCACCTGGGACTTGTCCCAGATGCCACCTGCACTAGACTTGTCCAAATCCAGAGCGCTGGTTAAAGACCTAATGGGGTGAGTGATACTTCCAGGTAGAAAGCAGCTGCACACCTCCATCACAGGTATACAGGGGAACCACCTTTTCTGATATTTGTGCTTTTGACAGGTTGCATACGTGTATAATTTTTGAGTTGGATCATACTTCAGTgtttggggaagaggaggaagaaaacactttgtatttaaaaccaaaccaaaacaaaaaactcctttTGTAAAATACAACGTACCTCAGTGGCTTTAGAAGCAAACACATGTGGGCTAGGCAGTTCTCAGCTTTCCTCTCTGCAATGTGAGGCATTGGTCAAGCTCCTGTTAAGTCTCAGAGCCTCCATTACTTCACTGTGAATGGGGATCGTCGCTATTTGCAAGTTTATTATGAgattttttgggggaaaaatatatggaaagaacCAGGGAtgttagtaggtgctcagtacatgGTATCAAAAAAGGGTGGAGAGTCCCTGCTTTACCAAAATTAGAATTATGAATGCACTGGCTTTCTAAATCTGAATGACCTCATATTGTTACTGTAATGAATTTTCTGGAGGATAAATCATGCCTGGTTATTGgctgttttcttaaaaatcacaGCAGTTGTATGTAATTGCAGGTGTTATTTTACCACTGTAGATTTAAATTATTGTCTCCTCAAATAATGCACTGAATCCTGTGCTGTCTTGTTTATATCCCAGATCAGTCTCTAGCCCTGTCCTGAGGACTAGTGCTTTCTCTCCAAAGTAAATAGGAAGATGTTGAAAAACAGGCAGAGATCCATGTCCTGCCTGAACTTTTAACTCTAGATCCACAAGAACCAGCAGCTAGAGGAGAACCCCGGCATTTGTGGGAAGTAGTTTTGTAGCAGAAGCCAGGAGGAGTGATTAAAAAAGCAAGActtattcagtttcttttttaaactccaatttcctccccacccccctttttgcAGCATTTAGTAAAgataaagacaaggaaaagaagcTGGATGATGAGAGTAATAGCCCGACGGTCCCCCAGTCAGCATTCTTGGGACCCACCTTATGGGACAAAACCCTTCCCTATGACGGAGATACTTTCCAGTTGGAATACATGGACCTGGAGGAGTTTTTGTCGGAAAATGGCATTCCCCCCAGCCCGTCTCAGCATGACCACAGCCCTCACCCTCCCGGGCTGCAGCCGGCTTCCTCAGCTGCCCCCTCCGTCATGGACCTCAGCAGTCGGACCTCTGCACCCATTCACCCTGGCATCCCATCCCCAAACTGTATGCAGAGCCCCATCAGACCAGGTAAACTCTCAGAAGGTTCCCCCttcaggtggggaggagggggaaggagggagagggtgggggtgATATAAACGTCTTAATGATCAGGGGTGCTTTAGCACACTTGAAAAGTGGAGTCTTGTATTTCATTGTAGTGGTTGTCCCACTTCAATGAGCATATCATCTGGAGAGTCAGCTAAAGGCAGATTCTATGGAACCTACCCCCGGAAATTCTGATTTTTCAGGTCTGGATGAGGCccaggaatatgcatttttaaccGGCTCCCTGGGGGATTCTAATGCAGCTGATCCAAAGACTGCAGTTTAAGAAATATCAACCTACAGTTAATGATTTGGATAATTTAGGCATCCATCTCATCTTCTGTCTCTTTTCCTCATTCCCCAAATACACAGAAAATAGGACCTTGCTGAATGATTTGGGTAGACTGTCTATAAGGCTGTGGTTTACCTATATGCATTGTTCTCtggcccaaaggaaaaaaatgtgagtcAGGGGTGTGGGACAGATAGCTTTTCCATCCATTTCATCTTGTGTTGTCGTCGATTGAGAAACTAAATCTAAAAGCAGCTCTCATATTAAGCGTGGCTTAGCCTTCTTCAGCATCAGATCccgtctctctcttttccctattCCTATAAACcaaattgttcttatttttttttttcattttcatctgttcACCACACGTAATCCACTTTTATCAAAACCCACAAGGCCACAAGGCTGGCTTTAAAAGGTGTTGAAATATTACACAAAAACGTTACCTGAAATGACCAGTACTTCAAAACCCACCGCCAAATGCTCAGATATAAACACAAGTTGAGGAAGCTCTGTCTTCGTGCCTTTAGCACCCTGTCGTACAAAATGAACAGGAAGAAAGGCCATTTCACGAGCGCAGGTAACCAGGAACAAAGATGCAGCCAGATAAATTGTCAGGAAGGTCGCTGAGCCGAGGGCCTTAGCTGCGGGGAGGACAGAAAGCAGGACGATGGGAGACTTGTGCTAGAGATCATTCCTGAAGTCTATGTCCTCAACTCGTGTAGAATTTCTGTGACACACAGAGCGagattaaaatgaaaggaaacgGTGCGGAGGAGGAAGAGAACGCCCCTGCCTTGAAATGTTAGTGTTGGAGTTGAAGCTCTCCCATCAAATCTCTCTGTGCTGCCCCTTCTCCAAAACCCACCTTGAATTATAACTTCAAGGCTACTGGCTGGAATGGCTTTAAGTCTTAGCCTCTGACCACCTCAGAAGGCCACAGGAGCTTAGGGAAACACTCCTTTATGTGACCCTGAGCCCCTGTTACTTAGGACATACAGGCTGTTTTCCCAGGAAcagacaacaaaataaataaccattCAGAGTGAGAAAACAACCAGGAGGAAGGGGACAGAGCCCCAGTGAGAAGGCGCAGTTATGCCTCAGTCATCTTCTCTGCAGAATGAGACTGACCACTTCGTAGCCGTGTGACCTTACAAAGTGATGCagtctttctgggcctcagtttccctttgtgTAGGAGGGTATAATTTCTATTTGATTGGACTATTGTGAAAATTAGAGACAGTATGTATAAAGGGTCAAATGACTAGCactagttattttttaatgagagcaGTTACGATCATTATTCTGTGTCAACTTTCATCATTTATTCCAATTTCTGTCTTCTGAAATACCTTCATAAAGTAATTAGGTACAGTATATAACCCTTTATTCTGGAGAGAAATGTCAGGAGATTTTGAGCAGTAGTTTTTGGCTTGGGGTATTCTAAGCCTAACACTTATAATCAGTTGACAAGTATTTCTCAGTTTTCTGTCACGTACAAGATATGTGCCATGTTAGAAACTCTGtattttttcccaagaaaaatgCAGATATTGGGACCCCACCCTTAggtttctactgaaaaatcaaGAATTGGGGTTTTGGAGTTTGAAGCTTCCTTAAAAGTCATTTGTCAGGGCTCACAGAGTCAGTATTAATTAATGACTTTCAGAAACTTCTGATGCCCGAATCAGGTTTGCAATCCATAACAAAGGACTGCTGAGTTTCAGTGGCTATCGTTTTGTTAGGTTATGGAATTAAAAGGCACTAGGATCCAAGGGGGCACTGGCATCTAGATATAAGCTCTTCATTTAAACGTCTTTTTTCATAATGGAAACACACTTCAAAATAATACTCTTGAATTCATTTAAACTCAGTGATAGTCctgacaaaaaaggaaaagatgttaGAGCTCTTCTTAAAATACCAAATGCAGGTAAAATAACACTGCTTTTCTTACAGTGGTGATCATTATAAAGGtgataatgcaaattaaaattccaGGGAATGTGGAATTGTTGGGTGGTATATCACAAGCAAACCTGAAAAAAGGAGGAAGTTATTGATTATTCTCTGTAATCACAGTGGTGACCAGAATAGAAATACCAAGTTAATCTTGAGGAAAATAAGTCCTCAGAAGGGAAGAGCACAGATGTAGCTGTGAACATTCTGGGAATTGTAGAATTTCAGTCTAGAGCAAGATTTCTCCGctttggcactgttgacatttcaGGTAAGTCTCTGTTGTtaggactgtcctgtgcattgtaggatgtttaagggcatccctggcctctatcctcCAGAAGGCAGTAAAACCACCCCCTCCCACAACCTGTGACAAGTAAAAATGTCTCCAGttactgccaaatgtcccctgagggcaaaatcacccccgTTGAGAACTACTGATCTTGACTTTCGATTTGAATGACAAAATCTGGGCTTAATTCGGAGTCCTGTCACACACATGGATGCTTTTTACCTCCTGTAATGCTTTATGGCAAAACTTTTGAGAAGGTCAGGAGACCTCAAGTTGCCAAGAAGAAATATAATGTTAATAAGAGTATACTTATACACTTTTAGTTGGTAAAACTGAGACATCAGACTAATCAGGAGATAATTGCAAAgcaattttattaaacatttgttttctgctCTCTGCTCAGCATGCATCTTTTGAGTTACACTCAGTAACATTGTGCCATTAGTGCTGCCTGTGTGGTTGAAAGGAAATGAAGCCGTGAGGTGACAAATTATGCATTTCTAGGTTTACCCCAAGTGTGTCTTGGAATGAAAAGGTGAGCGTTCTTGTGAATTCTCGTACTGTTTACCCTGACTGCCCTCCAACCCCTTTCCTGTTTTATGTACTCATCCTTATTCCTCTGTCTAGCTATCTGATcaaagaatgaattaaatatcTGAATACAATTTTCCTTGAAGAAATGACCCAGGGATCCATTGAAACCTCCTGTGGCTATGGGGTTATTGCTAAGCTTTCTGGGGTGACATCTTAATGAAGGAAGAGTGGTGGTTCCTGGATGCTATAGCCACCTGCACGGGCTTCTCAGTCACCTGAGATGCAGCTTCCTGGACTTTCCCAGGCCAGCAGAGATGGCAGGAAATCATCCTGACCACTTCGATGTTTGCATGTCAGATGCTATCAGAGGTGGTACCCAGGAGTGCTTTCCTGGAGCTATGTGCTACATACTGGAAAAATAAGAATCAGTTTGCCCTGAGAATTGAGCGATTGCTTTAAGGACAGCAGTCCCTTTAGGGAAGTCATCTATAGCAGACAAAGgcagagttatttttaaatcacatgcTTGTAAAGCCAGATTTGAAATTGTTTCCTCTGGTGGTTTTTCTTTGAATAGCTTGGGGGTGTCCTACCACTTTAGACCCATATTCAGCTGAGAATTACGAAGCCTCTCTTTCCAGTTCTGAGCACAGAGCCTAGGTTGTGATGAAGGCTGGTTATGGAGTGAAGTGAAAACCCTTACATGTGGTGGTGAGTGGGAAGAGGAGGGCATGAATGGGTGGCCCAAGGAGAGTGAGGAGGTAGGGGAGACCCCATGGTACCTTTGCAGGATGGAATCCGTGTCCTGGAATTGCTGACCTTGCCTTGTAATGAGCTTTTCACATGGAAGGAAGATGCTGGCTCTGGGATCTGAACAATGATGGAGGGGAGTTCTGTGCTGGTGGTTCTGGGATTATGAGAGTCCTGCTTAGGCAACAGGCTTCTTTTGGTTTTTCCAGCATCATGAGATGAAGCTTCAGTTTCTCCCTCCCCTTCAGGGCATGCAGTTCATATATTGTCCCTTCCAGCATGTTGATAAATCTGCAGATTGGGAGCGCCCTGATTGAATTGAGGTGCACTGCGCCCCAAGTATATCCTGGAAGTGCTTTTCATTCATCAGGATCAAGGAGATCACGAGGGGAGAGAGACAGCTTTGTTCTGGAAGCAGGCagacttttttctgtttcttgtaaaGGTTTGTCTTCTCCACCACACCTTATAGAGGACAGGCCTGCCGTGTTCTCTTGGCTTTGTCGTGTGAAACATTCCCAGGACAGTGGATCCTAGCCTTCTGGCAAAAGGTATTCCCAGACAGGTATGGACAGCAAGGGTGACTGGGTGCTTAAGAGTATCAGCTCTGGGCCCAGGGACTTGGGTTCACATCCTGGATTTGTAACCAGAGGTCGATTCCTTGACCTCtttaagccttggttttctcatcagtaGAATGGACACTGTAAATAGTCCCCCTTTTGTGGGGTTTTAGCAGGGTGTGTGGCACATGCGTACTCAGAGCCTGGAGCTAGAATGATGTCGTGGCTTGCAAGCAGGGAAAGGAATGGCTTATTCCCAAACCCGTTCTCCATTTAGGGATTTGTTTCATCCAGTGCCCTTCCCTCTGCAAAAATAGgacatgtgttttgttttttttttttccccagcatgcCCAGGCCCTATTCCATATAGCCTGCCTgacttttctcctttgttctgGGTTGGGACGAGCCACTTCCCTGATGTTACCCCAGCAGCTGCGCTTCTGGGTTAGCAACTCCTGTTCCTCCAGTGTGGAAACAGCCGCTCACTGGGTGCCCAGCCCCCAGGTCTCGTGCGAGCCCCGGGCACCCTGGCTGCCTGCCTGCATGACCGTGTGCTCCAGGCACGTGGCTGTGCCCTGTGGAGCTCACCCAGCTCCGGGTGGCGCGCTGGCTGCCTGCCACCCTCCCGCCCCCACTCTCGCTTCCCTTCCCAGGCGAACTACAGCGAGTGCCAGCGAGGAATTGTAATCCTGACCCTGGCATGAGAGAGCTGAGCTCTGGAGGGCCGTTCCCATGCCAGGGAAACCTGCTCTGCCCCACATTCTAGCCAGACCCCAAATGCGGCCCTCTCTCCTGCCTGTCTGCCCAGAGGCGCTGTGTTCTCTGCGCTGCTACAGGAGGCGGGATTCCTGCAGGCCAGCGCCTGCCAGGGGGCTTGCCAGAGTCTTTGCAGTTCAGCGCTGTGTCTACCAGACTAGAAAAATAGCAACATCAAGACAGAGCTCgatagaggagaaggaagggggtgggggtgtgggtgcGAAGAAAGGAGCTGTGATAACGTCCTGGTGTAGAGAGCCAGAGGATGAGAGACAGCGGTGACTTATTAGGTTTCTCAGAAACCTCCTTTCCAACCGGCACTAATCACTTTTACCCAGGAATCATTTTTTATGTCTCAGCAGTGGAAatggaggaaagagggaaggtaGTAGGGGAAGTAATGAGATTGAAAAAAACATTGGAAAAGAATACATgagagagggatggggaggtACAGGGCCTGTATTTGATTCTGTAAGGGAATGATTGAGAGTATTGGTCCCATCTAATGTCTTCctttattataatatttggtGTCCCCGCAGCAAATGTCTTAACCTGAAACCACTAAACCATTGTTTTGGAATAAACTGAAATGTGCTGCAGACCTAGATGCCTGCTGGCTCAccattcaaatgtccatcagaatGACCTGTGTTTGAAAAGACACAGATCCATCCAGGCAGTATAGCAGTGTTTTAGGGCATACGATCCGATAAACAAACACACCTTGTGTAAATCCCATCCCTGCCATGCCTGCTCACGATCTCAGGCAGGTCCTTCAAATGATCTGAGCTTCGGATTTCCCACCTGGAACTTCGGAGTAATCCCTGGACCTGCCTCCTAGGATTGTTGAAGTTCATATGGAGAATACTTGGCACAGTAACGGGCACACAGCAACGCCCAATAACAGCTGCTCCGAGTGGCTTTCTCATTCACATCTGATCTCATTTCTCATAGGAGGACCTCACACTGGTCTCCTAGGCAGTCTCCATACTTTTCCCTTCCTAGCCAGTTAAGGCCTCTGGAGTTGGAattcctcctctgcttctctgccGAGTCTTGCTCTCCCCTCTCTTCGCCTCTGAGTTTTAAGTAGCCTTGGGTAGCTAACTGTAACCTTTATTCAGTCCTCCTTGttcatgagattaaaaaaatcaaacaagcaCAATGCAGTTCAAAGAAGTTCTTGAGTAGAGGATTTCTCCATGACATATATGGCTAGTAAATCAGTCAATCAATTGTTGTTACTATTGTGAATTTTTACTAGTAGGCAGTAATTATGCTTGAAGGAAATACAGTGACCTCAGGGGTAAAGGAACCATAAAGGCGTGTTAGggtgctgggagaggagaggagtctAGTTCATCCTCCTGCTTACAAGTAAGACTTTACATTAGCATTCCAGAATAAtaattcctccttccccccaatGGTCCTTTAATGGATAAATCTTTCTCTTTCcacagatttattttctcatcttcaaagtAGCATCTTGGTTGGGTTGATGTGAGCTTTCTCATGTGCATGAAGGGCCAGCATGGTACCTCACCTAGTTGGCCAACCCTTACCCCAGATCCATACTGTTACTTTCCTGCAGTCAATGGTATGAAGATGAGAAAGCCGCAGAGGAAGCTGGCGGGGTGGGGAGCCATGAAGACGGTCCCCAGCAATAGCATCAGCTTTGGCTTTGTGCTGCCCcctggggaagacagacaagggTGTGACTTGGCTGCTGGTCTCAAGGAGATGGCAGTTTAGTAGGGAAGATAGAACTTGTACGTAAAAAGATGAGCGACAGGACAAGCTTGCATGTTCTCAGTGCCAAGTGATGTGTACATAGAAACCTCCAATATCTATTGAAAAGAGGAGGGTGAAAGAGTAAGCAAGAAAGTgagtaaaacatttgaaaattaataagggaGCAGTGCAGACGGTGAGGGCTGCTAGGCTTCACAGGAAGCAGTCAGTGCCTGGGGCAAGAGG is a window encoding:
- the HLF gene encoding hepatic leukemia factor isoform X3, which encodes MEKMSRPLPLNPTFIPPPYGVLRSLLENPLKLPLHHEDAFSKDKDKEKKLDDESNSPTVPQSAFLGPTLWDKTLPYDGDTFQLEYMDLEEFLSENGIPPSPSQHDHSPHPPGLQPASSAAPSVMDLSSRTSAPIHPGIPSPNCMQSPIRPGQLLPANRNTPSPIDPDTIQVPVGYEPDPADLALSSIPGQEMFDPRKRKFSEEELKPQPMIKKARKVFIPDDLKASGSNSQRQDLSPHCQPWMLGWDF
- the HLF gene encoding hepatic leukemia factor isoform X1; translated protein: MEKMSRPLPLNPTFIPPPYGVLRSLLENPLKLPLHHEDAFSKDKDKEKKLDDESNSPTVPQSAFLGPTLWDKTLPYDGDTFQLEYMDLEEFLSENGIPPSPSQHDHSPHPPGLQPASSAAPSVMDLSSRTSAPIHPGIPSPNCMQSPIRPGQLLPANRNTPSPIDPDTIQVPVGYEPDPADLALSSIPGQEMFDPRKRKFSEEELKPQPMIKKARKVFIPDDLKQDDKYWARRRKNNMAAKRSRDARRLKENQIAIRASFLEKENSALRQEVADLRKELGKCKNILAKYEARHGPL
- the HLF gene encoding hepatic leukemia factor isoform X2, whose protein sequence is MEKMSRPLPLNPTFIPPPYGVLRSLLENPLKLPLHHEDAFSKDKDKEKKLDDESNSPTVPQSAFLGPTLWDKTLPYDGDTFQLEYMDLEEFLSENGIPPSPSQHDHSPHPPGLQPASSAAPSVMDLSSRTSAPIHPGIPSPNCMQSPIRPGQLLPANRNTPSPIDPDTIQVPVGYEPDPADLALSSIPGQEMFDPRKRKFSEEELKPQPMIKKARKVFIPDDLKDDKYWARRRKNNMAAKRSRDARRLKENQIAIRASFLEKENSALRQEVADLRKELGKCKNILAKYEARHGPL